Proteins co-encoded in one Nicotiana sylvestris chromosome 7, ASM39365v2, whole genome shotgun sequence genomic window:
- the LOC104244776 gene encoding heterodimeric geranylgeranyl pyrophosphate synthase small subunit 2, chloroplastic-like, translated as MARVFSSINGSANLLTSVRCSYSTCYRPMVVEMGRDQSYRASIESEIEAHLKKVISIKPPESVFEPMHYLTFATPKSTAPALCVAACELVGGERAQALAAASAIHLMHVATYTHQHMHGSGTKPGPTIDHKFGPNIELLTGDGIMPFAIELLAKAMSPARENSDKILRVITEVTRAVGLQGLLEGQFRAVEWTQSGNGDEEMLEYVCKKKEGEIHACGAACGAILGDGNDEEVESLRNYGLYVGTIQGMINGVGRNNYNNRMEELRISAMKELQTRFKGKKVRPIASLIEESFVPPSQSNLL; from the coding sequence ATGGCAAGGGTCTTTTCCTCCATCAATGGTTCAGCAAACCTCCTCACTTCAGTTAGGTGTTCATATTCAACATGTTACAGGCCAATGGTAGTTGAAATGGGCCGTGATCAATCCTACCGGGCCTCTATAGAGTCTGAAATTGAAGCCCATCTTAAGAAGGTCATATCAATTAAGCCACCTGAATCTGTCTTCGAGCCCATGCATTACTTGACGTTTGCAACACCCAAATCCACAGCACCAGCCTTATGCGTTGCAGCGTGCGAGCTGGTGGGTGGTGAAAGGGCCCAAGCCTTGGCTGCAGCATCAGCAATACATCTCATGCATGTTGCTACTTACACCCACCAACACATGCATGGTTCCGGGACTAAGCCCGGGCCCACAATCGACCACAAGTTCGGGCCGAATATCGAACTTCTCACGGGAGATGGGATCATGCCCTTTGCTATTGAACTACTAGCCAAAGCCATGAGCCCGGCCCGAGAGAACTCGGACAAGATCTTAAGGGTTATTACTGAGGTCACACGGGCCGTAGGGTTACAAGGGTTGTTAGAAGGCCAGTTTAGGGCGGTAGAATGGACTCAATCAGGCAATGGAGATGAGGAAATGTTGGAATATGTGTGCAAGAAGAAAGAAGGAGAGATTCATGCATGTGGAGCTGCTTGTGGAGCCATTTTAGGTGACGGAAATGATGAAGAAGTAGAAAGCTTGAGGAATTATGGGCTTTATGTTGGAACAATACAAGGAATGATAAATGGAGTAGGAAGAAATAATTACAATAACAGAATGGAAGAACTTAGAATATCGGCCATGAAGGAATTGCAGACACGTTTCAAAGGGAAGAAGGTGAGGCCAATTGCTAGTCTTATTGAAGAGAGTTTCGTGCCTCCATCACAAAGTAATCTTCTTTAG